A single Longimicrobium sp. DNA region contains:
- a CDS encoding sigma-54 dependent transcriptional regulator encodes MKVLLLDADRGVGRTLEPELDAAELHTAHGLTDGLRLIATGTWDLILLDADFSDAGMEILGRLRGDGSAPVVLLSQRPSMELALEAIRQGAHDVLPKPLPRGRVREILAGIEEVRRLRPIPDEVRGGDAIVGSSAGMMQVFKSIARAADSDATVLVLGESGTGKEMVARVLHSRSRRAKGPFVAINCAAIPENLLESELFGHEKGAFTGAIGRRIGRFERANAGTLFLDEIGDMSLALQSKILRAIQEREVERVGGGSPVSIDVRIVAATNRDLAESVREGRFREDLYYRLAVVALNLPPLRDRGADLDQLALHYVAHYGREHARPVRAVAEEVFGALRAHPWPGNVRQLRNAMERAVVMSEGEILLPQHLPADILHPPAARPTAADPAEMPLVTLEEMERRMIRRALAETANNLTMAAERLGIHRNTLRRKIAEYRLGVPT; translated from the coding sequence TTGAAGGTCCTCCTTCTGGACGCAGACCGCGGCGTCGGTCGAACGCTCGAACCTGAGCTGGACGCGGCGGAGCTGCACACCGCGCACGGGCTCACGGACGGGCTACGCCTCATTGCGACCGGAACGTGGGACCTGATCCTGCTGGACGCGGACTTCTCCGATGCGGGGATGGAGATCCTGGGAAGGCTGCGCGGCGACGGCTCGGCGCCCGTCGTCCTCCTCTCGCAGCGCCCGTCGATGGAGCTGGCGCTGGAGGCGATCCGGCAGGGGGCGCACGACGTGCTCCCCAAGCCGCTCCCGCGCGGGCGCGTGCGCGAGATCCTGGCCGGCATCGAGGAAGTGCGACGCCTGCGCCCCATTCCGGACGAGGTTCGCGGCGGCGACGCCATCGTGGGGTCCAGCGCGGGGATGATGCAGGTGTTCAAGTCCATCGCCCGCGCGGCGGACAGCGACGCCACCGTGCTGGTGCTGGGGGAGAGCGGCACGGGCAAGGAGATGGTGGCGCGCGTCCTCCACTCGCGCTCGCGGCGGGCCAAGGGGCCGTTCGTTGCCATCAACTGCGCCGCCATCCCGGAGAACCTGCTGGAGTCGGAGCTCTTCGGCCACGAGAAGGGCGCCTTCACCGGGGCCATCGGGCGCCGCATCGGCCGCTTTGAGCGCGCCAACGCCGGCACGCTCTTCCTGGACGAGATCGGCGACATGAGCCTGGCGCTGCAGAGCAAGATCCTGCGCGCCATCCAGGAGCGCGAGGTGGAGCGGGTGGGCGGCGGGTCGCCGGTGTCCATCGACGTGCGCATCGTGGCCGCCACCAACCGCGACCTGGCCGAGTCGGTGCGCGAGGGCCGCTTCCGCGAAGACCTGTACTATCGCCTGGCGGTGGTCGCGCTGAACCTGCCGCCGCTGCGCGACCGCGGGGCGGACCTGGACCAGCTCGCGCTGCACTACGTGGCCCACTACGGCCGCGAGCACGCGCGGCCGGTGCGCGCCGTGGCCGAGGAGGTGTTCGGCGCCCTGCGCGCGCACCCCTGGCCCGGGAACGTGCGCCAGCTTCGCAACGCCATGGAGCGCGCGGTGGTGATGTCAGAGGGCGAGATCCTCCTCCCGCAGCATCTGCCGGCCGACATTCTCCACCCGCCCGCGGCGCGCCCCACCGCCGCGGACCCGGCCGAGATGCCGCTGGTGACGCTGGAGGAGATGGAGCGCAGGATGATTCGCCGAGCGCTGGCCGAGACGGCGAACAACCTCACCATGGCGGCCGAGCGGCTCGGAATCCACCGCAACACGCTGCGCCGCAAGATCGCCGAATACAGGCTGGGGGTCCCGACCTGA
- a CDS encoding tetratricopeptide repeat protein: MPVQRSAFVVEELLGLLPALDELEVLRLRLIGAAAPDPRRMWDSSTAYTTVDKRVLSPTDVEQSLAEADEALRQYVATLHDRLRPLFRSFFEGDLDTVARHLVGLGEHHEALGRARSARKCYDAAMRVALPLVEKGAQVLALRRIGRVALSLGDFQEAALHYERSAELARDSGDLHGEVVARTGEGNVLLWQGNWREAENYYRDALARAESAPAETLTTARGHLYNNLGNVATRLRRLDEAEEWFKRALAVWSDHPSPGDLGVCLHNLGHLRLEQGRMAEAAATYERAIKLEVPPTLRVAIAVDLAQLLLREGHLTQAEDWALVAENHAIAAASPYLLGRMYQGRGNIARARGHADGFTLYEKALEIARGKGYPFLEAETLADYAELRLQTGGVEEAQAYLERARDIFKESGAVQDCARAEASLARLASSQTSLAATRD, encoded by the coding sequence GTGCCTGTGCAACGTTCCGCCTTCGTAGTCGAGGAGCTCCTCGGCCTGCTTCCCGCGCTCGACGAACTTGAGGTCCTGCGGCTGCGCCTGATCGGCGCGGCCGCGCCGGACCCGCGTCGGATGTGGGACAGCTCCACAGCGTACACCACGGTCGACAAGCGCGTCCTCAGCCCTACGGACGTAGAGCAATCGCTCGCGGAGGCGGATGAAGCCCTGCGGCAGTACGTCGCCACGCTTCACGACCGGCTCCGCCCGCTTTTCCGCAGCTTCTTCGAAGGCGACCTTGACACCGTGGCGCGGCACCTGGTAGGACTCGGTGAGCACCACGAGGCCCTGGGACGCGCGCGAAGCGCGCGGAAGTGCTACGACGCGGCGATGCGGGTGGCGCTCCCGCTGGTCGAAAAAGGGGCGCAGGTGCTGGCGCTGCGGCGCATTGGTCGCGTGGCGCTGTCGCTGGGCGACTTCCAGGAGGCGGCGCTGCACTACGAGCGCAGTGCCGAGCTCGCGCGCGACTCCGGGGATCTGCACGGCGAGGTGGTCGCCCGCACCGGCGAGGGGAACGTGCTCCTCTGGCAGGGGAACTGGCGCGAGGCGGAGAACTACTACCGGGACGCGCTCGCCCGTGCGGAATCGGCGCCGGCGGAGACGCTGACCACGGCGCGCGGGCATCTCTACAACAACCTCGGCAACGTCGCCACCCGCCTGAGGCGGCTCGACGAGGCCGAGGAGTGGTTCAAGCGGGCGCTCGCCGTCTGGAGCGACCACCCGTCTCCCGGGGACCTCGGGGTGTGCCTGCACAACCTCGGTCATCTCCGGCTGGAGCAGGGAAGGATGGCGGAAGCGGCGGCAACGTACGAGCGCGCCATCAAGCTCGAAGTGCCGCCCACACTGCGTGTAGCCATCGCGGTGGACTTGGCGCAGCTTCTCCTGAGGGAGGGACACCTGACGCAGGCGGAGGACTGGGCGCTTGTGGCGGAGAATCACGCCATCGCGGCGGCCAGTCCGTACCTGCTGGGGCGGATGTACCAGGGCCGTGGAAACATCGCGCGCGCGCGCGGCCACGCGGACGGGTTCACGCTCTACGAGAAGGCGCTGGAGATCGCGCGCGGCAAGGGGTATCCGTTCCTTGAAGCGGAAACGCTGGCGGATTACGCCGAGCTGCGCCTGCAGACCGGCGGAGTGGAAGAAGCGCAGGCGTACCTGGAGCGTGCGCGCGACATCTTCAAAGAAAGTGGCGCGGTCCAAGACTGCGCGCGCGCCGAAGCGTCACTGGCGCGGCTTGCGTCGTCGCAAACTTCGCTGGCGGCCACGCGCGACTGA
- a CDS encoding amidohydrolase family protein, whose product MTHERATIYRAAWVLPVAAEPIREGAVMVGADGRIAAVGPSAAIEPPPEAGIVEMGAAALLPGLVNVHAHPELSLFRGALEDLRFRDWILRLVGTKRTAMRDEDYLVAARWTMVEAIRSGMTTLAATESSAAGAVAMREAGMRGVLYREVFGPDPAQADESMAELRASVEQLRRDETELVRIGVSPHAPYTVSDRLFRAAAEYCVAEDLPMAVHASESLAERELVERGAGDFAPGLQARGIDTPVRGRTTVEMLDRLGVLDARPLLIHCVTIDAEDVLRIAEAGCAVAHCPVANAKLGHGVAPYAALRDAGVRVGLGTDSVGSNNRLDLLEEARIASVVHRGQLASHEILSPADLLRLCTLDGAVALGIDGRVGTLEPGKDADLCAVSLAGPHVRPVHDPVAAVFHAARATDVILTAVKGRVLFRDGVLATLDEAAISAAVDEAAARVRTALVG is encoded by the coding sequence ATGACGCACGAGAGGGCGACCATCTACCGCGCGGCGTGGGTGCTGCCCGTGGCGGCGGAGCCGATCCGCGAGGGCGCGGTGATGGTGGGCGCGGACGGGCGGATCGCGGCGGTCGGCCCCAGCGCGGCCATCGAGCCGCCCCCTGAGGCCGGAATCGTGGAGATGGGCGCGGCCGCCCTCCTCCCCGGGCTCGTCAACGTGCACGCCCATCCCGAGCTGTCGCTCTTTCGCGGCGCGCTGGAGGACCTCCGCTTCCGCGACTGGATCCTGCGCCTGGTGGGCACCAAGCGCACGGCCATGCGCGACGAAGACTACCTCGTAGCCGCGCGCTGGACGATGGTGGAGGCGATCCGCTCCGGGATGACCACGCTCGCCGCCACAGAATCGTCCGCCGCCGGGGCCGTGGCGATGCGCGAGGCGGGGATGCGCGGCGTCCTCTACCGCGAGGTGTTCGGCCCCGATCCGGCGCAGGCCGACGAGTCCATGGCCGAGCTGCGCGCCTCTGTCGAGCAACTCCGCCGCGACGAGACGGAGCTGGTGAGGATCGGGGTGTCGCCCCACGCGCCGTACACCGTATCCGACCGCCTCTTCCGCGCCGCCGCCGAGTACTGCGTGGCGGAGGACCTCCCCATGGCGGTGCACGCATCGGAGTCGCTGGCGGAGCGCGAGCTGGTGGAGCGCGGCGCGGGAGACTTTGCGCCCGGCTTGCAGGCGCGCGGCATCGACACGCCCGTGCGCGGCCGGACCACGGTGGAGATGCTCGACCGGCTCGGCGTCCTGGATGCGCGCCCGCTCCTCATCCACTGCGTGACGATCGATGCGGAGGACGTGCTGCGCATCGCCGAGGCGGGGTGCGCGGTGGCCCACTGCCCGGTGGCCAACGCCAAGCTGGGGCACGGAGTGGCGCCGTACGCCGCGCTCCGGGACGCGGGGGTGCGCGTGGGGCTGGGGACCGACTCCGTGGGGAGCAACAACCGGCTGGATCTGCTGGAGGAGGCGCGCATCGCCTCCGTGGTGCACCGCGGCCAGCTCGCGTCACATGAGATCCTATCGCCCGCCGATCTCCTGCGGCTGTGCACGCTGGACGGCGCGGTCGCGCTGGGGATCGACGGCCGCGTGGGGACGCTGGAGCCGGGCAAGGACGCGGATCTGTGCGCCGTGTCGCTGGCCGGCCCGCACGTGCGCCCGGTGCACGATCCGGTGGCGGCCGTCTTCCACGCCGCGCGCGCCACGGACGTGATCCTGACGGCGGTGAAGGGGCGCGTCCTCTTTCGCGACGGCGTGCTGGCGACGCTGGACGAGGCGGCGATCTCGGCGGCCGTGGACGAGGCGGCGGCGCGGGTGCGCACTGCGCTGGTGGGGTGA
- a CDS encoding cation diffusion facilitator family transporter — translation MRRPAAGREASPRRSADVRRVLNTVLAVSLALVAVKAYAGVRAGSLAVLGGAIDSGLDVLTTLVAIVLAQVAGAAPDEEHPYGHAKFETLGALAMVAFLSITVTELVRGAVSRILGNEPRELDATVAVGAMALSLVIGLIASAYEKRRGEALRSDLLLADAAHLRADVWVTVAVLAGLGLTELGVPHGDAWTTLFVSVLIARTGWRIIRDAVPVLVDQRAVEATEIRRLAGMVSGVREVYDVRSRGRPGALFAELTIAVRGGLDVETAHDIADRVENEVADQLGAQDVIVHVEPDRRPGATQ, via the coding sequence ATGAGACGCCCGGCCGCCGGACGCGAGGCATCGCCGCGGCGCTCGGCGGACGTGCGCCGGGTGCTCAACACCGTGCTGGCCGTCTCGCTGGCGCTGGTGGCGGTGAAGGCGTACGCCGGCGTGCGGGCGGGGTCGCTGGCGGTGCTGGGCGGCGCCATCGACTCGGGGCTGGACGTGCTGACCACGCTCGTCGCCATCGTCCTGGCGCAGGTAGCCGGCGCCGCGCCCGACGAGGAGCATCCCTACGGCCACGCCAAGTTCGAGACGCTGGGCGCGCTCGCCATGGTCGCCTTCCTCTCCATCACCGTTACCGAGCTGGTGCGCGGCGCGGTGTCTCGCATCCTGGGCAACGAGCCGCGGGAGCTCGATGCCACCGTTGCGGTCGGGGCGATGGCCCTGTCGCTCGTCATCGGCCTCATCGCCTCCGCGTACGAGAAGCGGCGCGGCGAGGCGCTGCGCAGCGACCTCTTGCTTGCGGATGCGGCGCACCTGCGCGCGGACGTGTGGGTGACGGTGGCGGTGCTCGCCGGGCTGGGGCTCACGGAGCTCGGCGTGCCGCACGGCGATGCCTGGACGACGCTCTTCGTCTCGGTGCTGATCGCGCGCACGGGGTGGCGCATCATACGCGACGCCGTGCCCGTGCTGGTGGACCAGCGCGCAGTAGAGGCGACCGAGATCAGGCGCCTGGCGGGGATGGTGTCGGGTGTGCGCGAGGTGTACGACGTGCGCTCGCGCGGGCGGCCCGGCGCCCTCTTCGCCGAGCTGACCATCGCCGTGCGCGGCGGGCTGGACGTGGAGACGGCGCACGACATCGCCGACCGAGTGGAGAACGAGGTCGCTGACCAGCTCGGCGCGCAGGACGTGATCGTGCACGTGGAGCCGGACCGCCGCCCGGGGGCCACGCAGTGA
- a CDS encoding methyltransferase domain-containing protein, with product MPRAAGEERMDAPDADPRELARSLADLRGVNRWLGGTRVVLHHLARLVARHPRREYRVLDVATGSADIPLHVAEWGRRRGLRIRVVATDAHPGTLAEARARVAADPDVTAEPADALALPYADGEFDFALCSTALHHFNTDEECVRVLRELDRVARLGGIVNDLHRTRAALLGARLLAATVWRTHPITRNDGPLSVRRAFTPADLRSLARVAGLRGAEVFAHVPFRVALVWDGRNS from the coding sequence ATGCCCCGCGCCGCCGGCGAGGAGCGTATGGACGCGCCGGATGCCGACCCGCGCGAGCTGGCGCGGAGCCTGGCCGACCTCCGCGGCGTCAACCGCTGGCTGGGCGGCACGCGCGTCGTCCTCCACCACCTGGCGCGGCTCGTCGCCCGCCATCCCCGGCGCGAGTACCGCGTGCTGGACGTGGCGACCGGCTCGGCGGACATCCCGCTGCACGTGGCGGAGTGGGGGCGGCGCCGTGGCCTGCGCATTCGCGTGGTCGCAACCGATGCGCACCCCGGGACGCTGGCCGAGGCCCGCGCCCGCGTCGCCGCCGACCCGGATGTGACCGCCGAGCCCGCGGACGCGCTGGCGCTCCCCTACGCGGACGGCGAGTTCGACTTCGCGCTGTGCTCCACCGCGCTGCACCACTTCAACACGGACGAGGAGTGCGTGCGCGTGCTTCGCGAGCTGGACCGGGTGGCGCGGCTGGGCGGCATCGTCAACGATCTGCACCGCACGCGGGCGGCGCTGCTGGGTGCGCGGCTCCTGGCGGCCACCGTCTGGCGCACGCACCCCATCACCCGCAACGACGGCCCGCTTTCCGTGCGCCGCGCCTTCACCCCCGCCGACCTGCGCTCGCTCGCCCGGGTCGCGGGGCTGCGCGGCGCCGAAGTGTTCGCCCACGTGCCGTTCCGTGTGGCGCTCGTCTGGGACGGGCGGAACTCCTGA
- a CDS encoding NAD(P)/FAD-dependent oxidoreductase, translating to MYDAVIVGGGPAGSAMAARLAVAGHDVLVLDRAHFPRRKPCGECVNPAGVDALRALDVLDAVEAAHPARLDGWRIRPGAGDGFRGRFPSKVHGLGIARDVLDSILLDHARGRGAEVRTGVRATGVLREGGRVVGVSVEGGEEIRARLVVGADGLRSVVVRRLELLRRAPRLRKVALTAHVVGVDAGRGWGELRVIGRGCVGIAEVGGGHFNVTVVVGGDEALEVAGDPTGFFDGALRRFGFADARRVDEVLTSGPFDFPVRRAIVDGALLVGDAAGYYDPFTGQGIFRALRGAELAARTADAALRAGDLSAAALAPYERDRRRAFGPGERVQHLVEAFVSRPAMLRLVSRRFSRRPALGDAIIRVTGDVRPVRSLLRPSLLLGLVR from the coding sequence ATGTATGATGCGGTAATCGTCGGCGGCGGGCCCGCGGGGTCCGCGATGGCGGCGAGGTTGGCCGTGGCCGGGCACGACGTGCTCGTGCTGGACCGCGCCCACTTTCCGCGCCGCAAGCCGTGCGGCGAGTGCGTGAACCCCGCGGGGGTGGATGCACTGCGCGCCCTCGACGTGCTGGATGCCGTCGAAGCCGCACATCCCGCCCGGCTCGATGGCTGGCGCATCCGGCCGGGTGCGGGGGACGGCTTCCGCGGGCGCTTCCCCAGCAAGGTCCATGGGCTGGGCATCGCGCGCGACGTGCTGGACTCGATCCTCCTGGACCACGCGCGCGGTCGTGGTGCGGAGGTGCGCACCGGTGTGCGCGCCACCGGCGTGCTGCGCGAGGGTGGCCGCGTCGTGGGGGTGAGCGTCGAGGGCGGAGAGGAGATCCGCGCGCGCCTCGTCGTCGGCGCGGATGGGCTGCGTTCCGTGGTGGTCAGGCGATTGGAGCTGCTGCGGCGGGCTCCACGGCTGCGAAAGGTGGCGCTGACCGCGCACGTCGTCGGCGTCGATGCGGGACGCGGGTGGGGCGAGCTGCGCGTGATCGGACGCGGGTGCGTGGGGATCGCGGAGGTTGGCGGCGGGCACTTCAACGTCACGGTGGTCGTGGGGGGGGATGAGGCGCTCGAGGTGGCGGGCGACCCCACCGGGTTCTTTGACGGCGCGCTGCGGCGCTTCGGCTTCGCGGATGCGCGGCGGGTGGACGAGGTGCTGACCAGCGGCCCGTTCGACTTCCCCGTGCGCCGCGCGATCGTGGACGGGGCGCTGCTGGTGGGGGATGCGGCGGGGTACTACGATCCGTTCACGGGCCAGGGGATCTTTCGCGCCCTCCGCGGCGCCGAGCTCGCCGCCCGCACCGCCGATGCCGCCCTGCGCGCGGGCGACCTCTCCGCCGCCGCGCTGGCGCCGTACGAGCGGGACCGGCGCCGCGCCTTCGGCCCCGGCGAGCGGGTGCAGCACCTGGTGGAGGCGTTCGTATCGCGCCCCGCGATGCTGCGCCTGGTGTCGCGCCGCTTCTCACGCCGCCCGGCCCTCGGCGACGCCATCATCCGCGTCACCGGCGACGTGCGGCCGGTCCGTT